One Cydia fagiglandana chromosome 5, ilCydFagi1.1, whole genome shotgun sequence genomic window, tgtctaataggttttcctgtcatctataggtaaagaactattttgtataattttttaaaaattttagaggcagtagtttcggagataaaggggggcgGGTAATGGtatttttttggctattttctttaaactatttattttaaaattacaaaaaaaaaacaatgaattTCTTGTTACAAATCTTACAGCTAATGTTTGTCACCGGTATGTATCAGTTTGTGCCGTGCTAAGTTACTCCTATCACTAAACTGTTTGTCGCACATGTCACAGCTAAAAGGTTTATCGTCGGTGTGTAAGCGTTTGTGCACTGACAATGCACTGTTATGTCTAAATTTCTTGTTACATATTTCACAGCTGAAGGGTTTGTCACCAGTGTGTATGCGTTtatgtattaataatgtacatttATGTCTAAATTCCTTGTTACATATTTCACAGCTAAATCGTTTCTCATCGGTGTGTACCAGTTTGTGTAGTGTTACGGTGTGCTTACTACTAAACTTTTTACCACACAAATCACAGCTAAAGGGTTTGTCCTTGGTTTGTGAAAGTTTTTGTTGTATTAAAGTATAGTCGTGTATGCGTTTGTGATCTGTTAAGCGTGCTTTTCGTGTGAATTGTTTGTTGCATATATCACAGAGAAAAGGTTTGTCACCCGTGTGTATGCGTTTGTGTTCTGATAAATGACCGCTTCTTGCAAATTGCTTGTCACACATGTCACAGCTAAAAGGTTTGAGGCCGGTGTGCATGCGTTTGTGTTCTGATAAATGAACGTTTCTAGCAAATTGCTTGTCACACATGTCACAGCTATAAGGTTTGACACCGGTGTGTACGCGTTTGTGTACTGTTAAATGTCCCTTTTTTGTAAACTGTTTATTACATATCTCACAGAGAAAAGGTTTATCGCCCACGTGTACGCGTTTGTGTTCTACTAAATGGTCGCTTCTTGCAAATTGCTTGTCACATGTATCACAGCTGTAAGGTTTGACGCCAGTGTGTATGCGTTTGTGTACTGTTAAATGTCCTTTTTGTGTAAATTGTTTGTCACATATGTCACAATTAAAGAGTTTCTCGCCGGTGTGGATTCTTTCCTCCTCATCGCGGAGCCCGGTAGTACTGTCAGGCATTTCCTTGCAAAGCTCCACGAAAATCCACTCTTCACCTGACACCTCAGTTTTGATATGCTCCACCTCCGTTTTGATACACTCCAAATCTGCAGCAAACACAAGATGTTAGAGTAAGTTATCGGTGTTAATAGAGTAAGCTAATGGTGTTAAGGGTTGTGATGCACTTTATGTAACATTAAACAGCATTTCTATTACTCACTTCTAACAATAaaagatttgtatttttatatgtatttaaaccAGGGTTCTCCAAACTTTTTGACCCCATGGTCTCGATCAGTAGCCCTTGCTTTTAACTGAGAGGGTTCTTAAGTATTATTGTGGGCATGTATAATCATAGTAATAGCATTTCAACAAATCACCACCGCCGCGACAAATAGAGGATTCTTTTGCGAGCCCTATCTAATAGCTTTAAACGAGCAAGGCCGTCTTGCATAATAAACTAttgtgtcattctatggaacttgctaactatgtaaacaaaagtcactagtaaattcatcattcagagacaattttaatatggcggcttgtttacatagttaggaAGTTCCGTAGAAAGACactttacaactaatattacaagcggaactccttttctaattCCACTTATTAGAATTagagttccgcttgtaatattagttgtagtttattatgcaacacggcccaattcttgtttatttaattaaatatttcgaTCTAACGATATAGCGTCTAACGATTTccatgaaatttgctatatgggggttttcaggggcgataaatcgatctaactAGGTCTTATCGCTGGGAAAACGCGCTTTTtcgagtttttatgttttccgagcaaagttcggtctcccagattgtccctaatgagggataacaggaatacattatcatcatcatttccaGTTGTAATGCACTCACCAGGCTGGTGCGGGAGCTCCCGCCCCAGCATAGGCTCTTCCTTGACAAGGTGGTCAGAGTACAGGCCAGCTAGCTCGGTGGCCTCGCTTATTTTGCACAAGTTTGCAGTTTCCTCGCATTCTGGTTCTTCCTTCACACGGACCCCTTTATCCAGAATTACGGCTCCCTCATttataaatactaaaacaatGGACAAGTAAATgaattaaggcctgtgcacaccggccgcgtgtgcgtgacgtgcacgtgcccgtgcagcgttgtagtatacagatccttatgagagacggcaaaccgcttgcgtgacgtgtgcgtgtgcggctccaacattttagcgcacgcacacgcactGCGTCACAGAAATCGCCACCTTCATATGGTCCGAGTGATTTTAATTCAATTCGACATCATTTAAAAGTTTACTTATTAACCTTCAAGCTGGTGTCTTTTTTGTTTACATATATTGTTATGATTGTCGGCCTTTGAAAGAATCGCTTGCGCCCGAAGGTGTGCGATTTCCTTGACGCTGAGTGTAGTTAACAGGGCTATTAATTATGCAAAAATTTAgtaactcatattacatttgaaTCACAATCATAAATAATCAATGATGTATAAAGTATTCAGCTTTTAAAACTGGACTAAGAGTAAATAGttgtaaataatctgtttattaTCCAAATTAAATAACATCATATTAAAATCATACTTAGTGGCCATGCGCTTGTACATTCCATAACAGCAGTGCTGCTTCCCGGTTCATTATCATGACACTTGATAGTGGCAGTGCTAGACTCTGCTTCATAGTTGCTTGAATGTGGAGGTTCTGAGATTTCTGAGTTGCTGTTTATGACAGCAGAGTCTGAGAGAACTTCATTTATCAAAGATAATCTTTGTCTCTTAACAGAATGCACTTGGATTGGCGGTGAACGATTTCGGTTTTGGCATTCAAATTTATGAGGTACAATTCCTTTCTTTAATCTTAGGTGAACTTTTATCCCTTGTTCTCGCATTATGCTATATTGGATATAATTTTCTGTATCCTCTTCAAGCTGAAATCAAAACATAATATTGTTAATCTCTATTTCACTAAGatcatttaataactggagttaCCTTTATTAAGAGCGTACCCCGCTGCTGAAAACCttacacaattgtgcaaacttttgaaTGGACTGACATTTATCTGACATAGCCTTAGCTAggatttaaatgtttaaattttgTGCCCCTACCGATAGCACCCACGCCCAcacagggccgtcttaaactatgctggggcccttgggcacataagaatttgaggcccttttggaaagtaaataaAGCGAATGAAACTAACATTTACTACTATGATCTTTTATTTactatgggtaatcaaatatactgttaggATGGGGgtcctgggcacgggccccgtgtgccctatGGTAAGGACGGTACTGCCCACATCTAAGTTTATCTTATCAAAGCGACTTACATTAATACAAGATAGGTAGACACTTACGTTAAAGTGATCTTCACAACAATGAAAAGTGGTTGAGGGATTTAGTTTTCCTCTTTTCATAAGTTTGCACCATTGTTTGCGTACTTTCACATCTCTTGGCACGTCAAAAAATAATTTCTCGGGTGCACTTTTGGTAGTGTTTGTACACTTTGGTACTAAACAATACCTATAAGAAGTATAAGATGTTTTTTTAGATTCTTCCATGTTATTAACAACAATAAAACGAATAAACACTAAGAAAGAGCGGAGGTGCTCATGCAACTTCATGCAACTTGCATCCACAGACTAATAAGAGATACTACGTCTTGCATCGAACCACACAGATCGTAAATAAAACTAGAAAAGCTTATTTACATTCGCGGCTCGTGACTCAGCTCGCGGCTCGTTTCGCCTTGAGCTCGTAAGCTCGTCGTCCTAAAGGCCGTaacgtaacacactatcgcacagcaccgcgaccttggtgcgtcgcacccataagtgagtgcgagaaagagatatctgtTAATTTTACACTTTAACGATTACACTCTCATCTCGGGGCTCGGCTCGTGGCTCGTCTCGTGTCTCGGCCACAGCTCGTAAGCTCGTCGACCTAATCGATTTTAAACAAAGTAACAGAATGACAGCCGAACGCGAATGTAAACTCGGGTTAGAAACGTCAAATCATGTCAGCCAAATGTCAGCTGTTTATACGTGTCGGTTGTTTTTGATTTAGACAAAACTGAGAAAGAATTAATTTGTTCCGATTATAATTAAACTGAAATTATGTATATAATCGTGAAACCTAAGTGTTTTGGTTTAAAAGTATTTACGTCAACGAATGCGTGAGTATACAATGGCCGAGACAGAGTTTGCGGACTCGCAAATAATTGTAGAAAATGTAGGCTTCTTGGACAATTGTTTTGATTTCTCGTTCCAAATTCAGAACACTTTAGAAGTCGTTAAAGAGTATGTTTCAGAGGAGGAAAAGAAGCCAACGCATATACGAGATAATTTTAACAAGAAAGTAAACAATACCGTGCGCAATTCTTCGGTTATCATCGATACCAGTATACACAATGACACTAAGATAACACAATGTTCGCATAAGCAGTTAATGAACAGAAATCTTAAGGATTGGGGTTTGCCGTCAGATATTGCTAAGAAATATGAGCAAAAAGGTATCACTGAGATGTTTGAATGGCAGGTAACATGTTTAGGTAATGCTAAAGTACTTTTGGATTGTTGTAACCTCGTGTATTCAGCACCTACGTCGGCGGGGAAGACTCTCGTGGCGGAGATACTGACTATCAAAACTGTTCTGGAGAGACAAAAGAAGGTAATCATTATTTTACCATTTGTTTCCATAGTGAGAGAAAAAATGTTTTATCTACAAGACATATTATCCAGCTCTGGGATAAGGGTGGAAGGCTTCATGGGCTCGCAGTCGCCTCCGGGCGGGCTCCAAGCAGTCCATGTTGCTATTTGTACTATAGAGAAAGCAAATAGTTTGATCAACAGGTTGCTAGATGACGGCAACATTTCAGACCTGGGTGCTGTAATTGTTGATGAATTGCATTTGTTAGGAGATCCTCACAGAGGCTATATATTGGAGCTTCTTCTGACCAAAGTCAAATATGTTACATCCAAGATGGAAGGTGTGCAGATTCAAATTGTTGGCATGTCCGCTACATTGCCCAACCTGGAAGTGCTGGCAACCTGGCTTGATGCAGAATTATTTGTCACTCAATTCAGACCAATTCCATTGGACGAATTTTGTCTAGTCAATAATAAGTATTATGATAAACAGGGGAATTTTGTAAGCACTATAAAAGATTCTCCATCAATTGCTGAATCAGACAATGTCTTGAAAATTTGCCTAGAAACAATTAAAGAGGGATGTTCTATCCTAATTTTTTGCATGACTAAGAACAGGTGTGAGAATTTGGCTCAAAATATTGCATCATCCTTCTTCAAACTTGGGTGCTCAGGGAATGAAATTGGTTCTGTATTAAGACAACAATTGAAGACTGAAAATATTGCTGAAGTATTAGAACAGCTGAAAAATTGCCCTGTAGGACTAGATCAAGTACTTAAGAACACAATATCATTTGGTGTTGCATATCACCATGCGGGACTAACTTTTGATGAAAGAGATATCATAGAAGGAGCATTCAAGTCTGGGGCGATACGGGTCTTGGTGGCTACATCTACATTAAGTTCAGGAGTTAATTTACCTGCTAGGAAAGTTATTATAAGGACACCAGTATTCCAAAGGCAGCCaatgaatatattaacatataaacaAATGATTGGGAGAGCTGGTAGAATGGGTAGAGACACTAAAGGAGAAAGTATATTGGTATGCACTGAGAATGAGAAGAAAATTGGTTTTGAATTGATGATGGGAGCTTTAGACCCTGTGGAGAGTTGTATTGAAAGTGAGGACAAATACATGAGAGCCATATTAGAAATGATAGCGAGTCAAGTTGCTTGTACAAAAGCTGAACTAGATTTATATTCACAGTGTACTTTGCTCTACACTCAACAGAAAATAACACCCTCACAAAACATACTTTTACAAAACACTTTAGAGGAATTAAAGAAGTTTGAACTGGTAAGACTTCAAAATGAAGGCGATGACATTCAGTATGTAGCTACACCGTTGGGGAAAGCTTGCTTATCATCATCAATGGCTCCAAATGATGGATTATCTTTATTCTGCGAGCTCCAGAAGGCCCGGCAATGTCTTGTTTTGGAAACTGACTTGCACTTAATCTACTTGGTGACTCCGTACAGTGTCAGCAGCCAATGGGCAGATATAGATTGGTTGCATTTGCTAACACTGTGGGAATCTTTAACAAAAGCCATGAAGAGAGTTGGAGAGCTGGTGGGAGTGCAGGAAAGCTTTATAATTAGATGTTTGAGAGGAGCAAATAAATTCAACAATGcttacaataaattaaatattcataaaaGGTAAGATTCTGTTTGTGTTATAtgtaatcataaaaaaaatgtttttggatGAATTGCGAAAGGGGCTCTTTTCTTAAGCTTACGCCATCCTTGTATCAGATTTACAGCTTCTGGGTCTTACGAAGATATATATCACAGATAAAAATACAATTATCTGGTGCCAAATACAGTCGGCAATAAATAATGACCCCCTTTAAAATAATGAAGTTTATGGCAGAAAttcgtattaaaataaaatcataaatcatttatttctaacCACGGTACATAGTTATATTGTACACCCTAAAAAGGGTACTGCAAATATTCTTAAATATTATGTAGTTAGAACTTAAGTTTATTACagtagtatatatatatatgtctcTGGTAATAAGTATACCCGTTTTAGGGCATTACCACCAAATCTAAGTTTTctaaagttattttaatttatttaaggcaGAATGGATAAAGGATATTTCCATAATTACGATTTCATATTTTATACCATTACTTTGAAGATTTTAATATAGTTTCTGACCCCCATTTATTTGATGATGGATGGAAACCAGAGCTAATTCAGTTTTATGTTTTAAAAGGTTTTACACGGCCTTGGCCTTGCAAGACTTGGTGAACGAGGTGCCGCTGTCCGAAGTCGCCAGCAAGTTCCAATGCGCAAGGGGATTCTTGCAGAGTCTACAGCAATCGGCCGCTACGTTTGCAGGTATCtaggggtggtattccacctacaatttctttgtccacaTTGGACAgtgttgcgtctcacattttgcttaatgagagagtgagacgcaattacattggacaggtggaatactatCCTAACAAACTTTAAGAACTAAATGATTTGCATTTTGTCCACCTTAGGGTCgtattccacctgtcaaatttcttgctccaatgtgtatttgcgtgtaacattttgcttaatgagatgCTAATAAAAGAGTGAgatgcaatgcacattggaccaagaaattggacaggtggaaggTTATCCACCTCTCCAATTAGGTAATAGGGTGGTACACTAATTCGTTTATATTTGTACTTTAGGAATGGTAACGGCGTTTTGTCATCAACTTGGGTGGAAAAACATGGAAATGCTCATTTCGCAATTCCAAGATCGCTTACATTTTGGTATACACTCTGAGTTATTGGAGC contains:
- the LOC134664795 gene encoding zinc finger protein 678-like, whose amino-acid sequence is MKLHEHLRSFLVFIRFIVVNNMEESKKTSYTSYRYCLVPKCTNTTKSAPEKLFFDVPRDVKVRKQWCKLMKRGKLNPSTTFHCCEDHFNLEEDTENYIQYSIMREQGIKVHLRLKKGIVPHKFECQNRNRSPPIQVHSVKRQRLSLINEVLSDSAVINSNSEISEPPHSSNYEAESSTATIKCHDNEPGSSTAVMECTSAWPLIFINEGAVILDKGVRVKEEPECEETANLCKISEATELAGLYSDHLVKEEPMLGRELPHQPDLECIKTEVEHIKTEVSGEEWIFVELCKEMPDSTTGLRDEEERIHTGEKLFNCDICDKQFTQKGHLTVHKRIHTGVKPYSCDTCDKQFARSDHLVEHKRVHVGDKPFLCEICNKQFTKKGHLTVHKRVHTGVKPYSCDMCDKQFARNVHLSEHKRMHTGLKPFSCDMCDKQFARSGHLSEHKRIHTGDKPFLCDICNKQFTRKARLTDHKRIHDYTLIQQKLSQTKDKPFSCDLCGKKFSSKHTVTLHKLVHTDEKRFSCEICNKEFRHKCTLLIHKRIHTGDKPFSCEICNKKFRHNSALSVHKRLHTDDKPFSCDMCDKQFSDRSNLARHKLIHTGDKH